The genomic DNA ACCACCTCGCCCTCGTAGACAATGGCAAGGGGACAGGCGCCACCGGTCAGGTCAAAGGCCTTGCGCAGCAGGTTGCGCAGGGCCACGGGGCGGATGAATTTCTTGAGCGGGGTCATGCAGATTGAAAAACAGGCCTATAATCCCAACATGTCCTTGGAGACCTTGAGAATCTCGTCCGGGTCAAAGGGCTTGGTCATGTACATCTTCGCGCCCAGCTCCAGGCCCTGTTTGCGGTCCACCTCCTGCCCCTTGGCCGTGAGCAGGACGATCTTGACCTCGTTCAGACTCTGGTCGCCCATGACGATCCGGCAGACCTCGTAGCCGTTCATTTTGGGCATCATGATGTCGAGAAAGACGAGATCGGGCCTCTCGCTCCTGATGAAGGCAAGGCCCTCCTCGCCGTCCGAGGCGGTGAACAGCTCGACGCCGTACTCGTCCTCAAGCTCTTCGAGGGTCTGCTCCAGAAGCATCTTGATGTGGACCTCGTCATCGACAATGAGGATTTTTCTGCCCATTTCGCAAACTCCTTCAAACCGAAATGAAAAACGCTCCGAGCATGCACCACGGCGGGCCCGTCAGGATTCATGCCACACAATAGACTCTCTGCGCAACGGCGGCAACCCCGTTATACCGCTTTTTCCCGTCCGCCACGCACGGGCAGGATGATCACGGTCAGGTCCGGCACGCGGGAGAGCAGGTCCAGGTCCAGCCTGTCGGCCATTTCGGCGGGGATGAAGATCATGCCCTTGAACCCCTTCTCCACATGCCGCCAGATGTCTCCGGGCGGGCACAACGTCATGTCACTGGGGCAGAACACGGTCAACCCCTCAAAGGTGACATCGTCGAGATCGCCCAGCACGAGACAGGAGCGGCGCACGTCCTGTTTGAGAAGCAGGGCGCGGACCACCTCCACGAGCCGCTGGTCGTTGACCGGCTTGGTCAGGGCCAGGTCGCCGCCTGCGGACATGTCCTCACTCAGGGCCGAGAGGACAAGAATGGGAATGTGCCGGGTGAACGGATTGTGGCGCAGGCACCGGATGGCCGTGCGCCCGTCCATGTCGGGCATCATCAGGTCCATGGTGATCAGGCCCGGCATGTGGTCCCTGGCCATGACCACGGCCTGCTCGCCGTTGGCAGCCAGCATGACCCGGAAGCCGCACCCCTCGAACAGCTCCGTGAAATAGAGGCCCAGGATCGGGTCGTCGTCGACCACCAGGATGAGCGGCGGCAGATGACGCTCGTCCGCCAGACGCATGAGCATGGCCGAATCCGGCTCGGGCAGGATTCCCCGGCACGCCTCGTCCACCGCGTCTTCGCGGGGACGGGTCATGAGGGCCGGGATGGTGAAAATGAAGTCGCTGCCCTTCCCAGGCTCGGTCTCAAGCCAGATCCTGCCGCCGTGATGCTCGACGATCTGCCGACAGATGGGCAGCCCAAGCCCGGTGCCCGAAGGCTTTTCGGTCAGGGTGTCGCCCACCTGCTTGAACTTGTCGAAAATCTCGTGGATGAATTTCTCCGGGATACCCGGCCCATGGTCGGCCACGGACACAAGCACTGCGTTGCGGTCCAGGTGCGCCCGGCATGTGACCGGACCTCGGCTGGAGAACTTCACGGCGTTGGAGATGAGGTTGACCATGACCTGGACCAGCCGGGAATGGTCGCCGCGCAACGGCGGCAGCCCCTCCTCGACGTCGAGGACCACCTCGATCCCCTTGGCGCTCCACAGCCCGCGCGTGGCCTCGATGGCCTGGCGCATGACATCGCCCATGAAGACAGCCTTGTCGCGCCAGACCACCTGCCCGGCCTCCATCTTGGCGATATCGAGCACGTCGTTGATCATCTCGGTCAGCCGCTCGGCCTCGGTCACGATGATGCCCACGTTGTCAAGCACCTGGGCCGCAATCCGGCTCGCGTCCGCATCCCCCCCCAGAGAGGGCAGCACGCCTGCCCTGATCTTCCTGCCGATGATCTTGGCAAAGCCGAGGACAGAGGTCATGGGCGTCCTCAACTCGTGGGACACGGTGGAGATGAAGTCCGTCTTGAGCTGGTCCAGGGCTTTCTCGCGGGTGATGTCGCGCACCAGCACAACCCCGCCCAGACATCGGCTGACCGGCTCAGCCACCATGATGGATGAGCCCACGGCCTTGCCCGTGCGCCCGTCGGACAGGGGGATCTCGGCGGACTGGATGACCCCGCCGCAGCTGCGGATGGCCAGCGCCAGTTCCGAGACCTCCACCGGAAACACGTCGGCGGCGGCAAAGCCCACATAGTCCTTGTCGCCCAGGGCGAAGAACTCCCGCATGGCCGGGTTGATGACCGATACCGAGCCGCTGGGGCTGACCACCAGCAGCCCGTCGACCAGGTTGTCGATGATGGCCGAGAGATAGACCATGTGCTCGCGCAGCTCGCCCGTGGCCTTGTTGACCTCGGATTCCATGTCCGAGAAGAGCCGGGCCAGCTCCCCGGCCATGGTGCGCATGGTCCTGGCCAGGTGCCCCACCTCGTCGCTCGAGGTGATCTCGATATCCGCCGTAAAATCGTGGGAGGCGAGTCTGTCCGCGTACTCGGTCAGTTGCAGCAGTGGCCGGGAGATGCGGCGGGTGATGACAAAGAGCACGCCCACGCAGACCAGCAGGATGACAAAGAGCAGCGCCTGGACCTGGATCACTGCGGCCCAGAAGTACTTCATGATCAGTTCCTTGCTCATGCCCACATGGACATATCCGGCCACCCCGGCCAGGATGGGCACCCCCACGTCGATGATCCGGCCCAGGGGCGCGGCGACCACCTCTGTCACCAGCGGCGCGTCCTGCGGCTCGGCCAGAGTGGTCAGCCGGGGCGGCATTTCGGGCACAAAGGTGTGGGAGACCACGATGCGATCGCTGTCCATGACAAAGACGTAGGCCACGCCGTCGATTTCCAGGTACTGGTCGATCATGGCCTGGACCGTGGCCGCGTCGCGGTTGAGCAGGATATCCTGGCTCGCGCCCGCGATGGACTGGGCGATGGCAGTTCCCTTGCTGACGTACTCCTCCACCATCCGGTCGTAGAGCATGTACGCGGCCAGGACCGATGTCAGCATGGCGATGACGCCGAAGAGGACCACAGCGAGAATCCCGGTCTTCTTGAAGATGGAGAGACTTCTTACCTGCGCCATGCTTCCCACTGCTCATCGCGCACCGGCACGAACGCGCCCTGCTCCACGGTGGTGAAATACACGCGGCTGAGGCCCTGGTGGTTGTCCGGGCCAAAGCTGAGTCTGACATCGATTCCAAGATCCACATCCCTGAGGGATTGCGCCGCCGCGGCCAGTCCGAGTTGGGGATTCGCGTCGAATTCCCTGAGCACGCGGGCCATGGCAATGGCGTTGAGGTACCCCTCGAATCCGGCAAAGCTGTAGCGAAACGGCTGGTATCCTGTCCCGGCCACATCCGGTGGCACCACCTCGATGGTGTCCATGAGTTGCCGGTACTCGCGCACGGCGGGCAGGCTCAGATCCTCGTAGCTCGGCACCACCTGGGAGTTGACCAGATCACGCGTGTAGTCGATGCCGCGCGCCTTGCCGATACCCTCCAGCCTGGCCAGCATGTTCTCGCTGCCCACAAAGGAGACGTTGGCTATGGGCTGGTCAAGCCCGGCGTCGCGGGCATCGCGGATAAAGGCGGCACAGGGGGCGTAGGTTCCGACCGAGATGATCGCGTCGGGCCTGGCGCGGGCAAGGATGCGCACCTGCTCGGCCATGGGCTGGTCAAAGCCGGAGCCTCGCCGGTAGGTGGCCTCGCCGACCATGGTCAGGCCGTGGGCGGCCAGGGCGCGGCGCACGCCGTCCCAGCCGCTGCGGCCATAGGCGTCCGCCTGATAAAAGACCGCGATCCGCTTGCGCCCCAAGGCCACGAACCTGTCCACCAGCCCCTTCAACTCCTGGCGATAGGAGGCGCGCAGATTGAAGACGTGCCTGCCGTAGGGCTGCTCACGCTGGGGCTGGGCGCCGGTAAAGGGGAAGAACAGCAGCTTGCTCGCCCCCGCCGTGCCGCCGAGCAGCGGCAGGATGCGGGTCACGGTAGGCGTGCCGACATAGCCGTAGAGGCAGAGCACGTCGCCCCGCCGCAGCAGTTCGAGGGTGTTTCTGATGGCGGGGTCGGGCTGGTAGCCGTCGTCCAGGGTGACGAGGACCACGGGCTTGCCGTTGATGCCCCCGCTCCTGTTGAGGTGGGTGAAATAGGCGGCGGTGCCGCGATACAGCTCGCCCCCAAGCCCCCGGCTGTGGCCGGTGAAGGCCGCCGACATGCCGAGCACGTAGCTGGGGCCGCCCGTCCCGGCACGGGCAATCCCGCAGGCAGCCAGCACGGCCAACCCCAAAACTATGGCCGGGCAGGCCCGCTGTATCCAGATGACGCACTGTCTCATGCTCCCCCCGCGTCCGAAAGCGCGCGTCTCGGCGGCTCACGGACGGACCACCTCGCTACCATGTTACGCGGAGGATGAGAAGCCGTTTGTTCCGCCCAAGGGGTGGGAACAAGTCGTTTCTGGCGTCAGACTGTCTGGCCGTTGCCGGGCAGGAGCAGCACCTGGACGTTGGTCATGCCGCAGATGCGCGGCAGGTCGATGGCGTCGGCCATGGATTCGGGCATGACCACTGTGCCTTCGAAGCCGTCGTCGAGCAAGGCCCACAGTTCGACCTCGGAGCAGCGGATGACGCTTTCGCCGCACAGGCCGGCCAGGCGGCAGGATTCGGGCGCGGACACGGAACCCAGGGCCAACACCGGGCGCGCCGGGCCACCATCGCCGATCAAGGCGTGGACCGCGCCGATAAAGGCGTCGCCATTGACGGGCTTGACCAGGGCGGCGTCGCCCCCGGCCATGTGGCACCCCTCGAAGACCGAGACCACGAGTATGGGGATGTCGGCCAGATGCCGGTCGCGGCGCAGGGTGCGGATGGCCGTGCGGCCATCCATGCCGGGCATGAGGATGTCCATGGTGATCAGGGCCGGGCGGCGGGCGGCGGCCAGGGTCAGGGCCTGCTCGCCGTCACAGGCGGCGTGGACGCCGTAGCCCTCCTTTTTGAGCAGCATGGAGAGGTAGTCCCTGGCCGCGGGGTCGTCGTCCACCACCAGGACCAGCGGCCTGTCCGCCGGGTCTGCCGGGGGCAGGGCCACGTTCATGACCGTGCCGCGTCCAAGCTTGGATTCCGCCCAGATGCGTCCATGGTAGTGCTCGACGATCTGGCGGGATATGGCCAGCCCCAGGCCGGTTCCCGCCGGCTTCTCGGTC from Pseudodesulfovibrio aespoeensis Aspo-2 includes the following:
- a CDS encoding response regulator transcription factor translates to MGRKILIVDDEVHIKMLLEQTLEELEDEYGVELFTASDGEEGLAFIRSERPDLVFLDIMMPKMNGYEVCRIVMGDQSLNEVKIVLLTAKGQEVDRKQGLELGAKMYMTKPFDPDEILKVSKDMLGL
- a CDS encoding ATP-binding protein — its product is MAQVRSLSIFKKTGILAVVLFGVIAMLTSVLAAYMLYDRMVEEYVSKGTAIAQSIAGASQDILLNRDAATVQAMIDQYLEIDGVAYVFVMDSDRIVVSHTFVPEMPPRLTTLAEPQDAPLVTEVVAAPLGRIIDVGVPILAGVAGYVHVGMSKELIMKYFWAAVIQVQALLFVILLVCVGVLFVITRRISRPLLQLTEYADRLASHDFTADIEITSSDEVGHLARTMRTMAGELARLFSDMESEVNKATGELREHMVYLSAIIDNLVDGLLVVSPSGSVSVINPAMREFFALGDKDYVGFAAADVFPVEVSELALAIRSCGGVIQSAEIPLSDGRTGKAVGSSIMVAEPVSRCLGGVVLVRDITREKALDQLKTDFISTVSHELRTPMTSVLGFAKIIGRKIRAGVLPSLGGDADASRIAAQVLDNVGIIVTEAERLTEMINDVLDIAKMEAGQVVWRDKAVFMGDVMRQAIEATRGLWSAKGIEVVLDVEEGLPPLRGDHSRLVQVMVNLISNAVKFSSRGPVTCRAHLDRNAVLVSVADHGPGIPEKFIHEIFDKFKQVGDTLTEKPSGTGLGLPICRQIVEHHGGRIWLETEPGKGSDFIFTIPALMTRPREDAVDEACRGILPEPDSAMLMRLADERHLPPLILVVDDDPILGLYFTELFEGCGFRVMLAANGEQAVVMARDHMPGLITMDLMMPDMDGRTAIRCLRHNPFTRHIPILVLSALSEDMSAGGDLALTKPVNDQRLVEVVRALLLKQDVRRSCLVLGDLDDVTFEGLTVFCPSDMTLCPPGDIWRHVEKGFKGMIFIPAEMADRLDLDLLSRVPDLTVIILPVRGGREKAV
- a CDS encoding ABC transporter substrate-binding protein, which translates into the protein MRQCVIWIQRACPAIVLGLAVLAACGIARAGTGGPSYVLGMSAAFTGHSRGLGGELYRGTAAYFTHLNRSGGINGKPVVLVTLDDGYQPDPAIRNTLELLRRGDVLCLYGYVGTPTVTRILPLLGGTAGASKLLFFPFTGAQPQREQPYGRHVFNLRASYRQELKGLVDRFVALGRKRIAVFYQADAYGRSGWDGVRRALAAHGLTMVGEATYRRGSGFDQPMAEQVRILARARPDAIISVGTYAPCAAFIRDARDAGLDQPIANVSFVGSENMLARLEGIGKARGIDYTRDLVNSQVVPSYEDLSLPAVREYRQLMDTIEVVPPDVAGTGYQPFRYSFAGFEGYLNAIAMARVLREFDANPQLGLAAAAQSLRDVDLGIDVRLSFGPDNHQGLSRVYFTTVEQGAFVPVRDEQWEAWRR